One stretch of Pseudovibrio brasiliensis DNA includes these proteins:
- a CDS encoding helix-turn-helix transcriptional regulator, whose amino-acid sequence MTPLLDQSISDIFRTFMNEEPLENALKQLQTKYSEFPFAINVQSLVDQHYDYRKVLNVDQSFHNTFAPVAHFNPLPGVFRKIDIEGPVRPHRHFRAEDVHPDYVGTFIEANNNIDRAITLMIDRQDGLCSYVNICLPDGVSEKDEDQLYEEVKFLQPYFRNAFQLALQRRMREAVAPTKDLGKFWLEQMPFSALVVDEHCCVQVMNGRAERLLGKHTNLQLGRYMRVSAKALDEATALESAIKQSIYTNTLPSPVIIRNEFGPNTLVFIQPIETQKDAPEYLSQFLARPKFCLLMVFDPTDFADVPDKMISHLLNLTPKETEVVKALTNGASTRDAADLLGISYNTARNHIANVSRRLDVGSQTEIVRLVMTTLSRYPWQA is encoded by the coding sequence ATGACACCGCTTCTGGACCAAAGTATCAGCGATATCTTCCGGACCTTCATGAATGAAGAGCCGCTGGAAAACGCGTTGAAGCAACTGCAGACAAAGTACTCTGAATTTCCCTTTGCCATTAACGTGCAAAGTCTGGTGGACCAGCATTATGATTACCGCAAGGTGCTCAATGTGGACCAGAGCTTCCACAACACCTTCGCACCGGTAGCTCATTTCAATCCGTTGCCGGGAGTGTTCCGCAAGATTGACATCGAAGGCCCGGTTCGCCCCCATCGCCATTTCCGCGCAGAGGATGTGCATCCAGATTATGTGGGCACGTTCATTGAAGCCAATAACAACATCGACCGGGCTATTACGCTGATGATCGATCGGCAGGATGGCCTGTGTTCTTATGTGAACATCTGCCTGCCGGATGGGGTGAGTGAGAAAGACGAAGATCAACTCTATGAGGAAGTGAAGTTCCTGCAGCCTTACTTCCGCAACGCTTTTCAGCTTGCCTTACAGCGCCGCATGCGCGAAGCGGTGGCGCCGACCAAGGATCTTGGCAAGTTCTGGCTGGAGCAGATGCCGTTCAGCGCACTGGTGGTGGATGAGCATTGCTGCGTGCAAGTAATGAACGGTCGGGCAGAGCGGCTGCTGGGCAAGCACACCAACCTGCAGCTTGGCCGCTATATGCGCGTTTCCGCCAAAGCGCTGGATGAAGCGACAGCGCTGGAAAGCGCCATCAAGCAGAGCATCTACACCAACACGCTGCCATCGCCGGTGATCATCCGCAACGAGTTTGGTCCGAACACGCTGGTCTTCATCCAGCCGATCGAGACCCAGAAGGACGCGCCGGAGTATCTTTCGCAGTTTTTGGCCAGACCAAAATTCTGTCTTCTCATGGTATTTGATCCGACCGATTTCGCCGATGTGCCGGACAAGATGATCAGCCATCTGCTGAATCTGACGCCGAAAGAAACCGAGGTTGTGAAAGCGCTGACCAACGGCGCGTCCACACGAGACGCAGCTGATCTGCTCGGAATTTCTTACAATACGGCGCGGAACCATATCGCAAACGTTTCAAGACGACTGGATGTTGGCTCGCAAACAGAGATCGTCCGGCTGGTGATGACGACACTCTCCCGCTACCCCTGGCAGGCCTGA